A section of the Pseudomonas sp. FP453 genome encodes:
- a CDS encoding AI-2E family transporter translates to MFKVLRDWIQRYFSDEEAVVLAVLLFLAFTAVLTLGGMLAPVLAGMVLAYLMQGLVTTLERLRLPGGAAVGLVFALFMGLLVLFIVVVLPLLWHQLITLFNELPGMLAKWQSLLLLLPERYPHLVSDEQVLQAIEVARGEIGKFGQWALTFSLSSLPLLVNIMIYLVLVPILVFFFLKDRAMIGRWVRGYLPRERALITRVAEEMNRQIANYIRGKVIEIIICGGVTYIAFIALDLNYAALLALLVGLSVVVPYVGAVVVTVPVTLIALFQWGWSDQFIYLMAVYGIIQTLDGNVLVPLLFSEAVNLHPVAIICAVLLFGGLWGFWGVFFAIPLATLFKAVLDAWPRQEPVVAPML, encoded by the coding sequence CAAAGTGTTACGAGACTGGATTCAGCGCTACTTCTCCGATGAAGAAGCGGTGGTGCTGGCGGTCCTGCTGTTCCTCGCCTTTACGGCGGTGCTCACCTTGGGCGGCATGCTGGCGCCGGTATTGGCGGGCATGGTGTTGGCTTACCTGATGCAGGGCCTGGTCACCACCCTGGAGCGTTTGCGCTTGCCGGGCGGCGCGGCGGTGGGGCTGGTGTTCGCCTTGTTCATGGGGCTGCTGGTGCTGTTTATCGTGGTGGTGCTGCCGTTGCTGTGGCACCAGTTGATCACCCTGTTCAACGAACTGCCCGGCATGCTCGCCAAGTGGCAGTCGTTGCTGCTGCTGTTGCCGGAGCGTTACCCGCACCTGGTGTCGGACGAGCAGGTGTTGCAGGCCATTGAGGTGGCACGCGGCGAGATCGGAAAATTCGGGCAATGGGCGCTGACCTTTTCCCTGTCCAGCCTGCCGTTGCTGGTGAACATCATGATCTACCTGGTGCTGGTGCCGATCCTGGTGTTTTTCTTCCTCAAGGACCGCGCCATGATCGGGCGCTGGGTGCGTGGCTACCTGCCGCGCGAACGGGCGTTGATCACCCGTGTGGCTGAGGAAATGAATCGGCAGATTGCCAACTACATCCGCGGCAAGGTCATCGAGATCATTATCTGTGGCGGCGTGACCTACATCGCCTTCATCGCCCTGGACCTGAACTACGCCGCGCTGCTGGCCTTGCTGGTGGGGTTGTCGGTGGTGGTGCCCTATGTCGGCGCCGTGGTGGTGACGGTGCCGGTGACGTTGATCGCGTTGTTCCAGTGGGGCTGGAGCGACCAGTTCATCTACCTGATGGCGGTCTACGGGATTATCCAGACCCTGGACGGCAACGTGCTCGTGCCGTTGCTGTTCTCGGAGGCGGTCAACCTGCATCCGGTAGCGATCATTTGCGCGGTGTTGTTGTTTGGCGGGTTGTGGGGGTTCTGGGGGGTGTTCTTTGCGATTCCCCTGGCGACGCTGTTCAAGGCGGTGCTGGATGCGTGGCCTCGGCAAGAGCCGGTGGTAGCGCCAATGTTGTAA
- a CDS encoding peroxiredoxin: MPVVIDTPVADFEAQATSGQTFSLAALKGKQVVIYFYPKDSTPGCTTEGQGFRDQYAAFKAANTEVFGVSRDSVKSHENFKAKQEFPFELISDKDEAVCQLFDVIKLKKLYGKEYLGVDRSTFLIDKDGVLRQEWRGVKVPGHVDAVLAAAQALNKA, translated from the coding sequence ATGCCGGTTGTCATCGACACACCCGTAGCCGATTTCGAAGCCCAGGCCACCAGCGGCCAGACCTTCAGCCTCGCCGCCCTCAAGGGCAAGCAAGTGGTGATCTACTTCTACCCGAAGGACAGCACGCCGGGTTGCACCACCGAAGGCCAGGGCTTCCGCGACCAGTACGCGGCATTCAAGGCGGCCAATACCGAAGTGTTTGGCGTATCGCGGGACAGCGTGAAGTCCCACGAGAACTTCAAGGCCAAGCAGGAATTCCCCTTCGAGCTGATCAGCGACAAGGACGAGGCGGTTTGCCAGCTGTTTGATGTGATCAAGCTGAAGAAACTGTATGGCAAGGAATACCTGGGCGTGGACCGCAGCACGTTCCTGATCGACAAGGACGGTGTGCTGCGTCAGGAATGGCGCGGTGTGAAAGTGCCCGGGCATGTGGATGCCGTTTTGGCAGCAGCCCAGGCATTGAACAAGGCATAA
- a CDS encoding glycine cleavage system protein R, whose protein sequence is MSTPTVREQFLVISALGANPMELTNVLCRASHENRCAVVTSRLTRHGECSALVLQISGSWDALARLETGLPGLAKKHDFTVNVVRSAALENRPQALPYVAYVSSAYRSDIVNELCQFFIDHNVELENLTCDTYQAPQTGGTMLNATFTVTLPAGVQISWLRDQFLDFADALNLDALIEPWRPQNPM, encoded by the coding sequence ATGTCCACCCCCACAGTTCGCGAACAATTCCTTGTTATCAGTGCCCTCGGCGCCAACCCCATGGAGCTGACCAACGTCCTGTGCCGCGCCAGCCATGAGAACCGCTGCGCCGTCGTGACCTCCCGCCTGACCCGCCACGGCGAGTGCAGTGCACTGGTCTTGCAGATCTCCGGTTCCTGGGACGCCCTGGCGCGCCTGGAAACCGGCCTGCCTGGCCTGGCCAAGAAACACGATTTCACCGTCAACGTGGTGCGCAGCGCCGCCCTGGAAAACCGCCCGCAGGCCCTGCCCTATGTGGCCTATGTCAGCTCGGCCTACCGCTCGGACATCGTCAACGAGCTGTGCCAGTTCTTTATCGACCACAACGTCGAGCTGGAGAACCTGACCTGCGACACCTACCAGGCACCACAGACCGGCGGCACCATGCTCAACGCCACGTTCACCGTGACCTTGCCGGCCGGCGTGCAGATCAGCTGGTTGCGCGACCAGTTCCTGGACTTCGCCGATGCGTTGAACCTCGACGCACTGATCGAGCCGTGGCGCCCACAGAACCCAATGTAA
- the dapA gene encoding 4-hydroxy-tetrahydrodipicolinate synthase produces the protein MIAGSMVALVTPMDAQGHLDWDSLGKLVDFHLQEGTNAIVAVGTTGESATLDVEEHIQVIEFVVKRVAGRIAVIAGTGANSTREAIELTKNAKKAGADACLLVTPYYNKPTQEGLYQHFRTIAEAVDIPQILYNVPGRTACDMQAATVIRLSTVPNIIGIKEATGDLQRAKDILAGVSSDFLLYSGDDATAVELILLGGKGNISVTANVAPRAMSEMCAAAIAGDAVTARAIHEKLMPLNKTLFIESNPIPVKWALTEMGLMPDGIRLPLTRLSEACHEPLRQALRQSGVLV, from the coding sequence ATGATTGCGGGCAGTATGGTGGCACTGGTCACACCCATGGATGCACAAGGTCATCTCGACTGGGACAGCCTGGGCAAACTGGTGGACTTCCACCTGCAAGAAGGCACCAACGCCATTGTGGCCGTCGGCACCACAGGTGAATCGGCCACCCTCGATGTGGAAGAACACATCCAGGTCATCGAATTCGTGGTCAAGCGCGTTGCGGGCCGTATTGCCGTGATCGCCGGTACGGGCGCCAACTCGACGCGTGAAGCGATCGAGCTGACCAAAAACGCCAAGAAGGCCGGCGCCGATGCCTGCCTGCTGGTGACCCCGTACTACAACAAGCCGACCCAGGAAGGCCTGTACCAACACTTCCGCACCATTGCCGAAGCCGTTGATATCCCGCAGATCCTCTACAACGTGCCAGGCCGCACCGCTTGCGACATGCAGGCTGCGACCGTGATCCGCCTGTCCACCGTGCCGAACATCATCGGTATCAAGGAAGCCACCGGCGACCTGCAGCGCGCCAAGGACATCCTGGCCGGCGTGAGCAGCGATTTCCTGCTGTATTCCGGTGACGACGCCACTGCGGTCGAGCTGATCCTGCTGGGCGGCAAGGGCAACATCTCCGTGACCGCCAACGTGGCCCCGCGTGCCATGAGCGAAATGTGCGCCGCCGCCATCGCCGGCGACGCCGTGACCGCGCGTGCGATCCACGAGAAGCTGATGCCGCTCAACAAGACCCTGTTTATCGAATCCAACCCTATTCCCGTGAAATGGGCGCTGACTGAAATGGGCCTGATGCCGGACGGTATCCGTCTGCCGCTCACCCGTCTCAGCGAAGCCTGTCACGAACCGCTGCGACAGGCCCTGCGCCAGTCCGGCGTCCTGGTTTAA